In Pseudobacter ginsenosidimutans, the following are encoded in one genomic region:
- a CDS encoding sensor histidine kinase, whose amino-acid sequence MAKKSIGRWFKNLSIKTKLYFTVGIMAALIAIELVALAFSIHTLSSVRAYVNGEALWSKGQKDALYQLVSYARTYNEDNFTKFKLSLAVPIADHKALVEFSKPAGERNESIIRESFIEGGNHPDDGTGMLNLFSRFYWVKYINKAIVAWMEADGMLPQFIAIGEKLHAEIKNPARSQERINAIMDEMETMNNRFTILENEFSMQLGEGSRWLERLILRILLGIAITVEFTGLILAIVVSRGISKGIDTILKSANAVGKGDFSVKAKVYSKDEIGVLANDFNAMALELEKLQNEIKEANADLEKKVESRTMELERKNKELEQFAYVASHDLQEPLKTVSGFVGLLNKQYKGRLDENADKYLEYILNASDRMKTLIKDLLVYSRIGRAIAFVLADCNILLHEVLADMDNNIKENKAKIHTEQLPVLYTFPTELKLLFQNLISNAIKFRKRGVQPEISITVTKIPGFWKFAISDNGIGIDQQHRDRIFVIFQRLHNKKDYEGSGIGLAHCKKIVELHGGEIWVESIPGIGSTFYFTISEVPPGIQEEK is encoded by the coding sequence ATGGCAAAAAAATCAATAGGCAGGTGGTTCAAGAACCTATCCATCAAAACAAAACTGTATTTCACAGTGGGAATTATGGCTGCTTTGATCGCCATTGAACTGGTGGCATTGGCCTTTTCAATTCATACTCTATCTTCCGTGCGGGCCTATGTGAACGGTGAGGCTCTCTGGTCCAAAGGACAGAAGGATGCTTTATATCAACTGGTTAGTTATGCACGTACCTACAATGAAGATAATTTTACAAAATTCAAACTGAGCCTGGCTGTTCCGATTGCAGACCATAAAGCTCTTGTGGAGTTCAGCAAGCCTGCCGGTGAGCGGAATGAATCTATCATCAGGGAGAGTTTCATTGAAGGCGGTAATCATCCGGACGATGGTACAGGCATGCTCAACCTGTTCTCCCGTTTTTACTGGGTGAAATATATAAATAAAGCCATCGTTGCTTGGATGGAAGCAGATGGCATGTTGCCCCAATTTATTGCTATTGGTGAAAAGCTGCACGCCGAAATCAAAAATCCTGCCCGCTCACAGGAACGTATAAACGCCATTATGGATGAAATGGAAACCATGAACAACCGGTTTACCATACTTGAGAATGAGTTCAGCATGCAATTGGGTGAAGGCTCCCGTTGGTTGGAAAGGCTGATCCTGCGTATCCTGCTTGGTATCGCTATTACCGTTGAATTCACAGGTCTTATCCTTGCCATCGTAGTAAGCCGGGGCATATCCAAGGGTATCGATACCATTCTAAAATCAGCAAATGCTGTTGGTAAAGGAGACTTCAGTGTGAAAGCCAAAGTATATTCCAAAGATGAGATCGGTGTGCTGGCGAATGATTTCAATGCCATGGCCCTCGAACTGGAGAAACTACAGAACGAGATCAAGGAAGCCAATGCAGACCTGGAGAAAAAAGTAGAAAGCAGAACAATGGAACTGGAGCGGAAGAACAAAGAGCTGGAACAATTCGCTTACGTTGCTTCACACGATCTTCAGGAACCACTCAAAACTGTTTCCGGCTTTGTTGGTCTGCTCAATAAACAATACAAAGGCCGGCTGGATGAGAATGCAGATAAATACCTCGAATATATCCTGAATGCATCAGACCGGATGAAAACACTGATCAAGGACCTGCTGGTGTATTCGCGCATTGGAAGGGCCATCGCATTTGTGCTGGCTGACTGCAATATCCTTTTGCATGAAGTGCTGGCGGATATGGACAATAATATAAAAGAGAACAAGGCAAAGATCCATACAGAACAACTGCCTGTACTCTATACCTTCCCTACTGAACTGAAACTGCTCTTCCAGAACCTGATCAGCAATGCCATCAAATTCAGGAAGCGCGGCGTTCAACCGGAGATCAGCATCACTGTTACGAAGATCCCCGGCTTCTGGAAATTTGCTATAAGCGATAATGGCATTGGTATCGATCAGCAGCACCGGGACAGGATCTTCGTGATCTTCCAGCGTCTTCACAATAAAAAGGACTATGAAGGCTCAGGTATCGGGCTGGCGCATTGTAAAAAAATCGTAGAATTGCACGGCGGAGAGATCTGGGTAGAATCCATACCCGGCATCGGAAGTACATTCTACTTCACCATCTCGGAGGTCCCGCCAGGAATTCAGGAAGAAAAATAA
- a CDS encoding gluconate 2-dehydrogenase subunit 3 family protein, with protein sequence MDRRKSLKALAIGTIASGVLLEACKDDKQAKTTTPAVTTGDASNIDRMKEEVEHYKEVVSKTFFTQHEMATITILADIIIPRDEVSGSASDAKVPEWIEFIVKDMPQHQTPMRGGLRWLDLQCLNRFEKTFVDCDEKQRLQVVDDIAWPAKAKPRFAQGVAFFNLMRNLTASGFYTTEIGVKDVGYTGNAPNQWNGVPGDVLKQYGVAYTEKELNECVKH encoded by the coding sequence ATGGATAGAAGGAAATCACTCAAAGCGCTGGCCATCGGTACGATCGCTTCAGGTGTGCTGCTGGAAGCCTGTAAAGATGATAAACAAGCAAAGACCACCACTCCTGCCGTCACTACCGGCGACGCTTCCAACATCGACAGGATGAAGGAAGAAGTGGAACATTATAAAGAAGTTGTTTCGAAAACATTCTTCACCCAACACGAAATGGCTACCATTACCATACTCGCGGATATCATTATCCCACGCGATGAAGTGAGCGGCAGCGCTTCCGATGCCAAAGTGCCGGAATGGATCGAGTTCATCGTGAAAGATATGCCCCAGCACCAGACACCCATGCGCGGAGGTCTCCGCTGGCTGGACCTGCAATGCCTCAACCGTTTCGAAAAAACATTTGTGGACTGTGATGAAAAGCAGCGACTGCAGGTGGTGGATGATATTGCCTGGCCTGCAAAAGCCAAACCCCGGTTTGCACAGGGCGTGGCCTTCTTCAACCTGATGCGTAATCTCACCGCCAGTGGCTTTTACACCACTGAAATAGGTGTAAAGGATGTTGGATACACCGGCAATGCGCCCAACCAGTGGAACGGAGTTCCCGGGGACGTGCTCAAACAATACGGCGTGGCGTACACGGAGAAGGAATTGAACGAATGCGTTAAACATTAA
- a CDS encoding dodecin family protein — protein MSIVKVIEVIASSEKSIDDAVKNGLKEVSKTVRNIDSIYVKDIKAHVKGDKITSFGVICKVAFRVDE, from the coding sequence ATGTCTATCGTTAAAGTTATTGAAGTAATCGCCTCCTCCGAAAAGAGTATCGACGATGCCGTGAAGAATGGCCTCAAAGAAGTTTCCAAAACTGTCCGTAACATCGATTCCATTTACGTGAAAGACATCAAGGCCCATGTGAAGGGCGACAAGATCACTTCTTTCGGCGTGATCTGCAAAGTGGCTTTCCGGGTTGATGAATGA
- a CDS encoding GMC family oxidoreductase: MGDLQIKKNAKQYDVVIVGSGAGGGMATYMLAKAGLKVCLIEAGPMYDPKTNVTQFKNPWDSPRRGAATKFRPFGDFDACYCGWEIEGEPYTKASGTQWDWFRARMLGGRTNHWGRISLRFGPKDFKRKSIDGLGEDWPIGYDDIKPFYDRVDKLIGVFGTNEGLENDPDGFFLPPPKPRLHEIFVKNAAVKAGVPVIPSRLSILTKPIESTIERGVCIYCGQCARACSTMYADFSSSSVLVKPALMTGNVDVVANAMAREVLTNKEGLATGVSYVSKDDLQEYQVSGRVVILAASACESARLLLNSKSVRHENGLANSSNVVGKYLHDSTGVAMGGVLPQLFGRKRYNEDGVGGMHVYSPWWLDNKKLDFPRGYHIEYWGGMGQPAYGFGWGVESLNGKYLVNGQQKEAGGYGKSLKEDFRFFYGASVGMAGRGEAISYEHNKCEIDPNVVDKYGIPVLRFDVKWSEHEINQAKHMQETFQEIMHEMGAVITWGIAGKESNYGLETPGRIIHEAGTVRMGNDPKTSALNKWSQAHDCKNVFCVDGGQFTSQADKNITWTILALSMRASEYIMDQMKKQQL; this comes from the coding sequence ATGGGAGATCTGCAGATCAAGAAAAATGCAAAGCAGTACGATGTAGTTATTGTGGGATCCGGCGCTGGTGGAGGCATGGCAACTTATATGCTGGCAAAGGCCGGATTGAAAGTTTGTTTAATCGAAGCCGGTCCGATGTACGACCCCAAGACCAATGTTACCCAGTTCAAAAATCCATGGGATTCTCCACGCCGCGGCGCCGCTACCAAGTTCCGTCCATTCGGGGATTTCGACGCCTGTTACTGCGGATGGGAAATCGAAGGTGAGCCCTACACCAAAGCCAGCGGCACACAATGGGACTGGTTCCGCGCCAGGATGCTCGGTGGCCGCACCAATCACTGGGGACGAATTTCACTCCGCTTCGGTCCTAAAGATTTCAAACGCAAAAGCATCGATGGTCTCGGTGAAGACTGGCCCATCGGTTATGATGATATCAAACCATTCTACGATCGCGTAGATAAACTCATTGGTGTGTTCGGCACCAACGAGGGATTGGAAAATGATCCTGACGGATTCTTTCTTCCTCCTCCCAAACCCAGGCTGCACGAGATCTTCGTGAAGAATGCCGCGGTGAAGGCGGGCGTTCCCGTGATCCCCTCCCGCCTCAGTATTCTTACCAAACCCATCGAAAGCACTATCGAACGCGGCGTTTGTATTTACTGCGGACAATGTGCGCGCGCCTGCAGTACCATGTATGCAGATTTCTCTTCCAGTTCCGTACTGGTGAAACCTGCATTGATGACAGGCAATGTAGATGTTGTTGCCAATGCAATGGCACGCGAAGTGCTCACCAATAAAGAAGGTCTGGCTACAGGCGTTTCCTATGTGAGCAAAGACGATCTCCAGGAATACCAGGTGAGTGGCCGCGTTGTGATCCTCGCTGCCAGCGCCTGCGAATCCGCACGTCTGCTCCTCAATTCAAAATCAGTCCGTCACGAGAACGGTCTCGCCAACTCCAGTAATGTAGTGGGCAAATACCTGCACGACTCCACCGGCGTTGCCATGGGTGGCGTTCTTCCACAACTCTTCGGTAGAAAACGATACAACGAAGACGGTGTAGGCGGTATGCACGTATACTCTCCCTGGTGGCTGGACAATAAGAAACTCGATTTCCCACGCGGCTATCATATCGAATACTGGGGCGGCATGGGCCAGCCTGCATACGGATTCGGATGGGGCGTGGAAAGTCTCAACGGTAAATACCTGGTGAATGGTCAGCAAAAAGAAGCCGGTGGCTATGGTAAATCACTTAAAGAAGATTTCCGTTTCTTCTATGGCGCCAGTGTTGGAATGGCTGGCAGAGGTGAAGCTATCTCCTACGAACACAACAAATGTGAGATCGATCCGAATGTGGTGGACAAATACGGTATCCCCGTTCTTCGCTTCGATGTAAAATGGAGCGAACATGAGATCAACCAGGCCAAACATATGCAGGAGACCTTCCAGGAGATCATGCATGAAATGGGCGCCGTGATCACCTGGGGCATTGCAGGAAAAGAAAGTAATTATGGACTGGAAACACCCGGCCGGATCATCCACGAAGCAGGCACTGTGCGCATGGGCAACGATCCCAAAACATCGGCGCTCAACAAATGGAGCCAGGCGCATGATTGTAAGAATGTATTCTGTGTGGATGGCGGACAATTTACCAGCCAGGCCGATAAGAACATCACCTGGACCATCCTGGCCCTTTCCATGCGCGCCAGTGAATACATCATGGACCAAATGAAAAAGCAGCAATTGTAA
- a CDS encoding YgaP-like transmembrane domain — MKHETKSMSANWHESEESHDYDRKEHVINVGDTERVISGIAGGYLLYSGLSGVGRNPVGGLLKTLIGGFLLYRGASGTCPVYTALGKTENVHRTKAMTVRSSIVVEKPREEVYAFWRKLENLPLFMKHLIRVQEHDEINSTWSADLPGFGRLIWDAEIVKDVPGFLIGWVSTEGAPMENAGKVEFMDAGPGRTQVKVIITYRPPAGDIGVVIASALNPSFKKVVQDEIAGFKERIEKVVW, encoded by the coding sequence ATGAAGCATGAGACAAAATCAATGTCTGCCAACTGGCATGAATCAGAAGAGTCCCATGATTACGACAGAAAGGAACACGTGATCAATGTTGGTGACACAGAAAGGGTAATATCCGGCATTGCAGGTGGTTACCTGCTTTACAGCGGACTTTCAGGCGTGGGAAGGAACCCCGTGGGTGGATTGCTCAAAACCCTGATCGGTGGATTCCTGCTGTACAGGGGTGCATCCGGTACTTGTCCGGTATATACAGCATTGGGCAAAACGGAAAATGTTCACAGGACGAAAGCGATGACCGTACGCAGCTCCATTGTTGTTGAAAAACCGCGTGAAGAAGTGTATGCTTTCTGGCGCAAACTTGAAAATCTTCCACTGTTCATGAAGCACCTGATCCGGGTGCAGGAACACGATGAGATCAATTCCACCTGGAGTGCAGACCTGCCGGGATTTGGCCGATTGATCTGGGATGCCGAGATCGTAAAAGATGTTCCGGGTTTCCTGATCGGGTGGGTTTCCACCGAAGGCGCTCCCATGGAAAATGCAGGAAAAGTGGAATTCATGGATGCAGGTCCGGGCCGCACACAGGTAAAGGTGATCATCACTTACAGACCGCCGGCAGGCGATATCGGTGTAGTGATTGCCAGTGCGCTCAATCCTTCTTTCAAAAAAGTGGTGCAGGATGAAATTGCAGGTTTCAAGGAAAGGATCGAAAAAGTGGTATGGTAA
- the nhaA gene encoding Na+/H+ antiporter NhaA, protein MMKRIQLSKLFTDFFHSEKTGGIVLIVCTVLSILIANSTFGETYLHFWHQSIGFNVGSIDMHHPVEYWVNDGLMAIFFLMIGLEIERELYAGELSNVRNALLPVIAAMGGMLTPALFHFLWNHGTTEQAGIGIPMATDIAFALGILSLLGNRVPASLKIFLAALAIIDDLGAIIVIAVFYTEGFSLAYFGSAMGIFTLLIIFNRLRINYLIVYLIPGVFMWYFMLKSGVHATISGILLAFAIPFGDGSEKSISYKLQHFLHKPVAFFILPVFALANTGIVFEPGWQKGFGTKNTLGIMSGLILGKPIGIFLFCYAAVKTKICRLPSELSWKHITGAGMLAGIGFTMSIFITLLAFNDATTIVNAKIAVLSASVIAGAAGFLYLKAITPGLPDSSRPRG, encoded by the coding sequence ATGATGAAACGGATCCAGTTATCGAAACTATTCACAGACTTCTTTCACAGCGAAAAAACAGGCGGAATAGTTTTGATAGTGTGTACGGTGCTCTCCATCCTGATCGCGAATTCCACTTTCGGAGAAACTTACCTTCATTTCTGGCACCAGAGCATCGGCTTCAATGTGGGCAGCATCGATATGCATCACCCGGTGGAGTATTGGGTGAATGATGGCCTGATGGCTATCTTCTTCCTCATGATCGGCCTGGAAATTGAAAGGGAATTATATGCCGGTGAATTATCGAATGTGCGCAATGCTCTATTACCGGTAATAGCCGCAATGGGCGGTATGCTCACCCCTGCACTTTTCCATTTTTTGTGGAACCACGGCACAACCGAACAAGCTGGTATCGGCATTCCCATGGCCACGGATATCGCTTTTGCATTGGGCATACTTTCATTGCTCGGCAACAGGGTGCCGGCATCGCTGAAGATATTTCTCGCGGCCCTCGCCATCATCGATGACCTGGGCGCCATCATTGTGATTGCTGTATTCTATACAGAAGGATTCTCCCTCGCATATTTCGGATCGGCCATGGGCATCTTCACTTTGCTGATCATCTTCAACCGGCTTCGTATCAACTATCTTATCGTATACCTGATACCGGGAGTTTTCATGTGGTACTTCATGCTGAAGAGCGGCGTGCATGCTACTATCTCCGGCATACTCCTGGCTTTTGCCATCCCGTTTGGTGATGGCAGTGAGAAGTCAATCTCCTACAAGCTGCAGCATTTCCTGCACAAGCCTGTCGCTTTTTTCATTCTTCCTGTTTTCGCTTTAGCAAATACAGGAATTGTGTTTGAGCCAGGATGGCAGAAAGGTTTCGGCACAAAAAATACATTGGGCATCATGAGCGGACTGATCCTGGGAAAACCCATCGGCATCTTCCTTTTCTGTTATGCAGCAGTGAAAACGAAAATATGCCGTCTGCCCTCAGAACTAAGCTGGAAGCATATTACAGGCGCAGGCATGCTGGCAGGGATTGGCTTCACCATGAGCATCTTCATTACCTTACTGGCGTTCAATGATGCCACTACTATCGTGAATGCCAAGATAGCCGTACTCAGCGCATCTGTGATTGCAGGAGCCGCAGGATTCCTTTACCTGAAAGCTATTACTCCAGGTTTACCAGATAGCTCGCGTCCCCGCGGGTGA
- the dnaG gene encoding DNA primase produces the protein MQVKVISQHTIQQILSRIDIVEIVGSYVKLKKRGINYLGLCPFHNEKTPSFTVSANKEIYKCFGCGKSGNAIGFLMDLEKYSYVEALRWLANKYGVEVEETAVSPEVVAQRQVADSLYIINQFGQKYFEEKLFNSDEGQDIALSYLKERGFREEVLRKFQVGYSLQDSQSFVTTALNAQYNIELLVKSGLVAQRDGRSYDNYRGRIIFPVHNQSGKIIGFGARVIGKAERAPKYINTPENELYHKSKILYGSYQARQSIDKLDECLLVEGYTDVISLHQAGIENVVASGGTSLTPDQLRLIHKYTNNLTIIYDGDGAGVKAALRGLELALMEGLNVQLVLIPDNEDPDSYVNKVGAAAFQEFVKANKKEFIIFQLEVMLKDAGNDTNKKAAVVNQMAETISKLNKAEDFTKQQDYIRRCSELLRVEEDGFNNLVNKFIRDKVTKENQQQQKQQAQQQQGNRSTGNKGAAGQPHNFNAAPTGEDGFFPEDTFYAEDGDWDQGSFPDGGGAPASTGQFPGDDTLALLTKDEQSEKAVIQVLLEHGSKAWEEASTVASYMIAEVLENQLLDNPEYMRILEMYKTWYEAGLEPGVKNFLYHEDQQLSQLIVKIMDFPYELSGKWTEVLDQQSFKEQEATHLNAVNSCIHYLKLRKIRRIMEENQRDMAKEHTPEEQLVLLQTHVHLKQMEIELVKKLGTVIMK, from the coding sequence TTGCAGGTCAAAGTGATCAGTCAGCATACCATACAACAGATCCTCAGCCGCATCGATATCGTGGAGATCGTGGGCAGTTATGTGAAACTCAAGAAGCGGGGTATCAACTACCTTGGGCTTTGTCCGTTCCACAATGAGAAAACACCGAGTTTCACCGTCTCCGCCAACAAGGAGATCTACAAATGTTTCGGTTGCGGCAAGAGCGGCAATGCCATCGGCTTTCTCATGGACCTGGAGAAATACTCCTATGTGGAAGCCCTTCGCTGGCTCGCCAACAAGTATGGGGTTGAAGTGGAGGAAACGGCTGTCAGTCCGGAAGTAGTGGCTCAGCGCCAGGTGGCGGACAGTCTTTATATCATCAACCAGTTCGGACAGAAATACTTCGAGGAGAAACTTTTCAATTCGGATGAAGGTCAGGATATCGCACTCTCCTATCTCAAAGAGCGCGGCTTCCGCGAAGAGGTCCTTCGCAAATTCCAGGTGGGTTACAGCCTGCAGGATAGTCAGAGCTTCGTTACCACTGCTCTCAACGCACAATACAATATCGAACTGCTGGTGAAGAGCGGCCTGGTTGCCCAGCGTGACGGACGCAGTTACGATAATTACAGAGGCCGTATCATCTTCCCCGTTCACAACCAGAGCGGTAAGATCATTGGCTTTGGCGCACGCGTGATCGGCAAAGCCGAACGCGCTCCCAAATACATCAACACACCGGAGAACGAGCTCTACCATAAAAGCAAGATCCTCTATGGTTCCTACCAGGCCCGCCAGTCGATCGACAAACTCGATGAATGCCTGCTGGTGGAAGGCTATACCGATGTGATCTCCCTGCACCAGGCAGGTATCGAGAACGTAGTGGCATCCGGCGGCACTTCTCTCACGCCCGATCAGCTCCGACTCATTCACAAATACACCAATAACCTCACCATCATTTACGATGGCGACGGTGCCGGTGTAAAAGCGGCACTCCGCGGTCTTGAGCTCGCGCTCATGGAAGGACTGAATGTTCAGCTGGTGCTGATCCCTGACAATGAGGATCCGGACAGCTACGTGAACAAAGTGGGCGCAGCCGCTTTCCAGGAATTTGTAAAGGCCAACAAGAAAGAGTTCATCATCTTCCAGCTGGAAGTGATGCTGAAAGATGCCGGTAACGATACCAACAAGAAGGCTGCTGTGGTAAACCAGATGGCCGAGACCATCTCCAAACTCAATAAGGCTGAGGATTTTACCAAGCAGCAGGATTATATCCGTCGCTGCTCCGAGCTTTTACGCGTGGAAGAAGATGGTTTCAATAACCTGGTGAACAAATTCATCCGCGACAAGGTCACCAAAGAGAATCAGCAACAGCAGAAACAGCAAGCCCAGCAACAACAGGGAAATCGCAGCACCGGCAATAAAGGCGCTGCAGGGCAGCCTCATAATTTCAACGCTGCTCCCACCGGCGAAGATGGCTTCTTTCCTGAAGATACTTTCTATGCCGAGGACGGCGACTGGGACCAGGGTTCTTTTCCTGATGGTGGTGGAGCGCCTGCATCCACTGGTCAGTTTCCCGGAGACGATACCCTCGCATTACTCACCAAAGACGAGCAAAGCGAGAAGGCCGTGATCCAGGTATTGCTGGAACATGGAAGCAAAGCCTGGGAAGAAGCGAGTACTGTTGCCAGTTATATGATCGCTGAAGTACTGGAAAACCAGTTGCTGGACAACCCGGAATATATGCGTATCCTGGAAATGTATAAGACCTGGTATGAAGCAGGGCTGGAACCCGGTGTAAAGAACTTTCTCTATCACGAAGACCAGCAGTTATCGCAACTGATTGTGAAAATAATGGACTTCCCCTATGAATTGAGTGGAAAGTGGACGGAAGTACTGGACCAGCAAAGCTTCAAAGAACAGGAAGCCACGCACCTGAATGCCGTGAACTCCTGTATCCATTATCTCAAACTCCGCAAGATCAGGAGGATCATGGAAGAGAACCAGCGCGATATGGCTAAAGAACATACGCCCGAAGAACAATTGGTATTATTGCAAACCCATGTGCATCTCAAACAAATGGAAATTGAACTGGTGAAGAAACTGGGCACAGTGATCATGAAATAA
- a CDS encoding elongation factor G, whose product MPEFDTSHVKNIVLLGHAGSGKTTLAECMLFEAGITNRRGSIAERNTTGDYHELEQERASTVFSKLLHTKWRGYKINIIDTPGYDDFAGEVVSALRVADTGIMLLNAANGVEVGTDIIWNYTEAFRTPMIFAVNKLDDDNADFDATVEEAKTHFGSKVVVVQYPQQQGVGFHAIIDVLRMTMYKFKDAGGKPEKLPIPPEEKEKADALHRELVEAIASNDESLMEKYFDKGELDEDEMKEGMKKAMINHDLFPLFCLSAERNMGSGRLMGFIDNVCPSANEMPPQTTRSGASLTCDAKGPACIFVYKTVSEPHVGELSFFKVYSGTIKSGSELVNETTGASEKLNQLFVVEGNKRTAVNELAAGDIGATLKLRNTHVNNTLHEKGKNIELEPIVFPVSNMSMAIESLKKGEEEKLSVALHQLLEEDPTVKIEFSQELKQTIIHCLGELHLSVIRWKLEHLHNVEVRFVRPRIPYRETIRKMAESNYRHKKQSGGAGQFGEVFMRIEPWYDGMNDPKGLNVRAREEFPLDWGGKLVFYNCIVGGAIDARFLPSILKGVMEKMHEGPLTGSYVRDVRVSVYDGKMHPVDSNDISFKIAGLMAFKQAFQEADPQILEPICHVEVLCPEDLTGSVIGDLQTRRGIVEGMESEGHFTKVIAHVPLSEMHDYSSSLRSITQGRARFTMKFKEYQTVPFEIQKKLQEDYMKLAKEEV is encoded by the coding sequence ATGCCAGAATTTGATACCTCACACGTAAAAAATATTGTCTTGCTGGGGCATGCCGGCTCCGGCAAGACAACTCTAGCGGAATGCATGCTATTCGAAGCAGGCATCACCAACCGCCGCGGTTCCATTGCGGAACGCAATACCACCGGAGATTATCATGAACTGGAACAGGAGAGGGCCAGTACTGTTTTCTCCAAACTTCTTCACACCAAATGGAGAGGCTACAAGATCAATATCATCGATACACCGGGATACGACGACTTTGCCGGTGAAGTAGTATCTGCACTTCGTGTAGCCGACACCGGTATCATGCTGCTCAATGCCGCCAATGGTGTGGAAGTGGGCACAGATATCATCTGGAACTACACCGAAGCATTCAGAACGCCCATGATCTTTGCCGTGAACAAACTGGATGACGACAATGCAGATTTCGATGCCACCGTGGAAGAAGCCAAAACTCATTTCGGCAGCAAGGTAGTGGTGGTGCAGTATCCGCAGCAGCAGGGCGTGGGCTTCCATGCCATCATCGATGTGCTGCGCATGACCATGTACAAATTCAAAGATGCCGGCGGCAAACCGGAAAAACTGCCCATTCCTCCCGAAGAAAAAGAGAAGGCTGATGCACTGCACCGCGAACTGGTGGAAGCTATCGCCAGCAACGATGAATCCCTGATGGAAAAATATTTCGACAAAGGCGAGCTGGACGAAGATGAAATGAAGGAAGGCATGAAGAAAGCCATGATCAATCATGATCTCTTCCCGCTGTTCTGCCTCTCTGCAGAACGCAATATGGGCAGCGGCAGGTTGATGGGCTTTATAGATAATGTTTGTCCATCTGCCAATGAAATGCCTCCGCAAACCACGCGAAGCGGCGCTTCACTCACCTGCGATGCCAAAGGACCAGCCTGCATTTTTGTTTACAAGACCGTCTCTGAACCGCATGTAGGCGAGCTCAGTTTCTTCAAAGTCTATTCCGGCACCATCAAGAGCGGTTCAGAACTGGTGAACGAAACCACCGGCGCTTCCGAAAAGCTTAACCAGCTCTTTGTAGTGGAAGGCAACAAACGCACAGCAGTGAATGAACTGGCTGCCGGCGATATCGGCGCCACGCTCAAACTACGGAATACACATGTGAACAATACCCTGCATGAAAAAGGAAAGAATATCGAACTGGAGCCGATCGTTTTCCCCGTTTCAAATATGAGCATGGCCATCGAATCCCTGAAGAAAGGAGAGGAAGAGAAATTATCTGTGGCCCTGCACCAACTGCTGGAAGAAGATCCCACGGTGAAGATCGAATTCTCGCAGGAGCTCAAACAAACCATCATTCACTGTTTGGGTGAACTGCACCTGAGCGTGATCCGCTGGAAGCTGGAACATTTACACAATGTGGAAGTTCGTTTTGTAAGGCCGCGTATCCCTTACCGTGAGACCATCCGTAAAATGGCGGAGAGCAATTATCGTCACAAAAAACAATCCGGAGGAGCAGGTCAGTTTGGAGAAGTATTCATGCGGATCGAGCCCTGGTATGATGGCATGAATGATCCCAAAGGACTGAACGTGCGTGCCCGTGAAGAATTCCCGCTGGATTGGGGCGGCAAGCTCGTATTCTATAATTGCATTGTGGGAGGCGCCATCGACGCGCGTTTCCTGCCTTCCATCCTCAAAGGGGTGATGGAAAAAATGCACGAAGGCCCGTTGACCGGATCCTATGTACGCGATGTACGCGTGAGCGTTTATGATGGAAAAATGCACCCGGTGGATTCCAATGATATCTCTTTCAAGATCGCCGGACTGATGGCATTCAAACAGGCATTCCAGGAAGCTGATCCGCAGATCCTGGAGCCGATCTGTCATGTGGAAGTGCTCTGCCCGGAAGATCTTACCGGATCTGTGATCGGTGATCTGCAGACGCGACGTGGCATCGTGGAAGGAATGGAAAGTGAAGGACATTTCACCAAAGTGATCGCGCATGTTCCGTTGTCTGAGATGCATGATTATTCATCATCACTACGGTCCATAACGCAGGGGCGCGCCAGGTTTACGATGAAGTTTAAAGAGTACCAGACTGTTCCTTTCGAGATCCAGAAGAAATTGCAGGAAGATTATATGAAGCTGGCAAAGGAAGAAGTGTAA